One window from the genome of Commensalibacter oyaizuii encodes:
- a CDS encoding NAD(P)-binding protein — protein MAIKQHDMSPVIELTKKGFAGPVRQNLPVYNHHLPPCNHACPAGEDIQGWLALAQAGKFQAAWEHILMNNPMPAVHGRACYHPCEDSCNRGDLDGSITIHAVERFLGDMANAQGWKVPIAENKNSKRILIIGAGPGGLSAAYHLRRMGHEVEIREAFSVPGGMMQYGIPAYRLPRDILKQDIDRIQEMGVKIVCNHRVDDLMKEKQDGNFDAVFLGIGAGKPSLLDIPTQEGSHVLSAVEFLHDVSAGKQPKVGEHVLVYGAGNTAMDAARSAFRMGAKRVTIIFFWDRPHMEAHDFEIVDAEMEGTQFKCMSTIASIEKDKVVLRKMVVGSSGRPEPTEQFEDMPMDTVIMALGQRPQSSFLEVVEGIVLNTDGTIDIGPDMMTGAPGIFAGGDAIRGPRSVTTAVGLGKKAARFINGWLSGNAYQIPPKNPITYYKDLHLPLLADTPQTIQKELSVEERIGFKETLIGFSEDEAVYEAQRCLSCGNCYECDNCLAACPEQALTKLGPGKGYEVDMDRCTGCSVCFETCPCQAIDMVAENV, from the coding sequence GTGGCTATAAAACAACATGACATGAGTCCAGTTATCGAATTGACAAAGAAGGGATTTGCTGGACCAGTTCGACAAAACTTACCTGTTTATAATCATCATTTACCCCCCTGTAATCATGCGTGTCCTGCTGGTGAAGATATTCAAGGATGGTTAGCCTTGGCCCAGGCAGGTAAATTTCAAGCAGCATGGGAACATATTTTGATGAATAACCCAATGCCCGCGGTGCATGGGCGTGCATGCTATCATCCTTGTGAAGATTCATGTAATCGTGGGGACTTGGATGGTTCAATTACAATCCATGCTGTAGAACGATTTTTGGGAGATATGGCAAACGCCCAAGGATGGAAAGTTCCCATTGCAGAAAATAAGAATAGTAAACGTATTTTAATTATTGGGGCGGGCCCTGGTGGTTTATCTGCTGCGTATCATCTACGCCGTATGGGTCACGAAGTTGAAATTAGAGAGGCCTTTTCTGTTCCTGGTGGGATGATGCAATATGGTATTCCTGCCTATCGTTTGCCAAGGGATATATTGAAACAAGATATCGATCGTATCCAGGAAATGGGGGTTAAAATCGTCTGTAATCATCGCGTCGACGATTTGATGAAGGAAAAACAAGATGGTAACTTTGATGCTGTTTTCTTGGGGATTGGTGCGGGTAAACCATCTTTGCTAGATATTCCAACGCAAGAAGGCTCTCATGTTTTATCTGCTGTCGAGTTTTTGCATGATGTCAGTGCTGGTAAACAACCCAAAGTTGGTGAACATGTGTTGGTTTATGGTGCTGGTAATACAGCGATGGATGCAGCGCGCTCTGCATTTCGTATGGGTGCAAAACGGGTAACGATTATTTTCTTTTGGGATCGTCCACATATGGAAGCACACGATTTTGAAATCGTGGATGCTGAAATGGAAGGTACTCAATTTAAATGCATGAGTACGATTGCTTCGATCGAAAAAGATAAAGTTGTTCTAAGGAAAATGGTTGTGGGATCATCTGGTCGCCCAGAACCTACAGAACAATTTGAAGATATGCCTATGGATACGGTTATTATGGCATTGGGGCAACGCCCACAAAGTAGCTTTTTGGAAGTCGTTGAAGGGATTGTTTTAAATACAGACGGTACCATTGATATCGGACCTGACATGATGACAGGGGCTCCTGGTATTTTTGCGGGTGGGGATGCAATTCGTGGTCCGCGTAGTGTGACCACTGCGGTCGGGCTTGGTAAGAAGGCAGCCCGTTTTATAAACGGATGGTTAAGTGGGAATGCTTATCAAATTCCCCCAAAAAATCCAATTACGTATTATAAAGATTTACATCTGCCACTACTTGCAGATACACCTCAAACCATTCAAAAAGAATTATCTGTCGAAGAACGTATCGGTTTTAAAGAAACACTCATTGGTTTTAGTGAAGATGAAGCCGTTTACGAGGCACAACGCTGTTTGTCTTGTGGCAACTGTTACGAATGTGACAACTGTTTAGCGGCTTGTCCAGAACAGGCACTAACGAAATTAGGCCCAGGCAAGGGATATGAAGTTGATATGGATCGTTGCACGGGATGCTCTGTATGTTTTGAAACATGTCCATGTCAGGCCATCGATATGGTGGCAGAGAACGTCTAA
- the nifJ gene encoding pyruvate:ferredoxin (flavodoxin) oxidoreductase, which yields MSKTIMDANTAVAHIAYRVNEVCAIFPITPSSPMAEDIDAWAAKGLKNIWGNVPFVQQMQSEGGAAGTVHGALQSGALTTTFTASQGLLLMLPNMYKIAGELTSTVFHVAARSIATSALSIFGDHSDVMAARMTGFGIIGSASVQEAHDLSLIIHAATLEARVPFIHFFDGFRTSHELNTLDLLSNDLIEKMIDDDLVTAHRARALSPENPFIRGTAHNPDTFFQAREAVNPYYNKAAEVIEKYMARLEALTGRHYGLVEYKGDPNAEHVIVLMGSAAETAEQTAEVLRQSGESVGVLKVVLYRPFPAKQVLEALPKTVKRIAVMDRTKESGALGEPLYLDIMATLAEAVARGTREHLPLIIGGRYGLSSKDFTPAMVKAVFDELKVDKPRHGFTVGIKDDLTHTSLDYDPAFNIEGADTKRAMFFGLGSDGTVGANKNSVKIISEDVGQYAQGYFVYDSRKAGAQTVSHLRFGKHPIKAAYLVQQADFVGCHQFHFLYRQDILENAAENGTFLLNSHYSADEVWQHLPRLTQQRIIDKKLKFYVVNASKVAQEVGLGMRTNTILQTCFFAISGVLPRDEAIDYIKKSIKKTYSSKGDAVVEKNYKAVDAACSHLFEVNVPEYASSNLAQENPVPADAPKFIHDVIVPMFSGRGEEIPVSLMPADGTFPSGTAAYEKRNISDFVPEWREDLCVQCGQCSYVCPHSVIRAKTYDKKELSCAPDGFKTAPVNARGYPNTNFTLQFYVEDCTGCTLCVSVCPAHSPTEPDVRAINMTAKETLLDREKRNLEFFKTLPVNDRSKVNFSNVRGVQFLEPLFEFSGACAGCGETPYLKVLTQLFGDRLQVANATGCSSIYGGNMPVTPWAMNAEGKGPAWSNSLYEDNAEFGLGFRVAADKQLEIATGYLLKLKDQIGEDLVNAILDASQTHESEIKAQRLRVGELKTRLSQLNDITANRLLTVADYFIRRSIWIVGGDGWAYDIGYGGLDHVLASGQNVNILVMDTEMYSNTGGQASKASPFGSVAKFASSGKETVRKDLALMAMTYDNVYVGQVAMGANPQHTLDVFRQAEAYDGPSLIIAYSHCIGQGLDMRHGLVQQDLATASGYWPLFRFDPMMRKIGKNPFQLDSQKPTIPLKEYAGNEIRYRNLARVRPNEAETMMDLAQKAVDRKFKQYETLASIEGSEVSPVVFGLKS from the coding sequence ATGTCTAAAACAATTATGGATGCAAATACTGCGGTTGCGCATATCGCGTATCGTGTGAATGAGGTTTGTGCTATTTTTCCAATTACCCCTTCTTCTCCGATGGCTGAGGATATCGATGCATGGGCGGCAAAAGGGTTAAAAAATATTTGGGGGAATGTTCCCTTCGTTCAACAAATGCAAAGTGAGGGTGGGGCTGCTGGCACGGTGCATGGTGCCCTACAATCTGGGGCGTTAACAACAACCTTTACCGCATCACAAGGCTTGTTGCTGATGTTGCCAAATATGTATAAAATCGCTGGCGAATTGACCTCGACCGTCTTTCATGTTGCTGCACGCTCAATTGCAACTTCTGCTTTATCTATTTTTGGTGACCATTCCGATGTGATGGCAGCCAGAATGACAGGGTTTGGTATTATAGGGTCGGCCTCTGTACAAGAGGCTCATGATCTTTCTTTAATTATTCATGCTGCAACTTTAGAGGCACGGGTTCCATTTATTCATTTTTTTGATGGGTTTAGAACGTCGCACGAATTAAACACATTGGATTTGCTTTCCAATGATTTAATCGAAAAAATGATTGATGATGATCTGGTTACAGCACATCGTGCCCGTGCATTAAGCCCAGAAAATCCTTTTATCCGTGGGACGGCGCATAATCCTGATACTTTCTTTCAAGCACGTGAGGCGGTCAATCCTTATTATAATAAAGCTGCCGAAGTTATTGAAAAATATATGGCACGTTTAGAGGCACTAACAGGACGTCATTACGGGTTGGTTGAATATAAAGGCGATCCAAATGCGGAACATGTTATTGTTTTAATGGGTTCTGCTGCGGAAACAGCAGAACAGACTGCTGAAGTTTTGCGTCAATCTGGGGAATCTGTTGGGGTTTTAAAGGTCGTATTATACCGTCCTTTCCCTGCAAAACAAGTTTTGGAGGCATTGCCTAAGACGGTAAAACGTATTGCCGTTATGGACCGTACCAAAGAATCTGGTGCTTTGGGTGAACCATTATATTTGGATATTATGGCAACCCTGGCCGAGGCTGTTGCCCGCGGTACGCGTGAACATTTACCATTGATTATTGGGGGGCGTTATGGTTTATCTTCTAAAGATTTTACCCCTGCAATGGTTAAAGCTGTCTTTGATGAATTAAAGGTTGATAAACCCCGTCATGGTTTTACAGTGGGAATTAAAGACGATTTAACCCATACTAGTTTGGATTATGATCCTGCCTTTAATATTGAAGGTGCCGATACAAAGCGGGCGATGTTCTTTGGTTTGGGATCAGATGGTACGGTTGGTGCGAATAAAAATAGTGTGAAAATCATTTCCGAGGATGTTGGACAATATGCCCAAGGGTATTTTGTGTATGATTCTCGTAAGGCTGGTGCGCAAACAGTTTCTCATTTACGTTTTGGGAAACATCCAATTAAAGCTGCATATTTAGTTCAACAGGCAGATTTTGTCGGATGTCATCAGTTTCATTTCCTATATCGTCAAGATATTTTGGAAAATGCGGCTGAAAATGGAACCTTTTTATTAAATTCACATTATAGCGCCGATGAAGTTTGGCAGCATTTACCGCGATTAACGCAACAGCGCATTATTGATAAAAAGCTTAAATTTTATGTTGTAAATGCATCTAAGGTCGCCCAAGAGGTTGGTTTAGGCATGCGTACGAACACGATTTTACAAACGTGTTTCTTTGCAATTTCTGGTGTATTGCCACGTGACGAGGCTATTGATTATATCAAGAAATCAATTAAGAAAACGTATTCTTCAAAAGGGGACGCAGTTGTTGAAAAAAACTATAAAGCTGTAGATGCGGCTTGTAGTCATTTATTTGAAGTTAACGTTCCAGAATATGCTTCCAGCAATCTTGCACAGGAAAATCCAGTACCTGCAGATGCACCGAAATTTATTCATGATGTTATCGTTCCCATGTTTTCTGGCCGTGGGGAAGAAATTCCAGTTAGTTTGATGCCAGCGGACGGGACGTTCCCATCTGGGACTGCGGCGTATGAAAAACGGAATATTTCGGATTTTGTTCCTGAATGGCGTGAAGATTTATGTGTGCAATGTGGTCAATGTAGTTATGTTTGTCCACATAGTGTTATTCGTGCCAAAACTTATGATAAAAAAGAATTAAGTTGTGCGCCAGATGGTTTTAAAACAGCCCCTGTAAATGCGCGCGGTTATCCAAATACAAACTTTACATTACAATTTTATGTTGAAGATTGTACGGGTTGTACATTGTGTGTCAGCGTTTGCCCTGCCCACAGTCCAACCGAACCCGATGTCAGAGCAATTAACATGACGGCAAAGGAAACTTTGTTGGATCGAGAAAAAAGAAATCTGGAATTTTTTAAAACATTGCCCGTTAATGATCGCAGTAAAGTTAATTTTTCAAATGTTCGTGGTGTGCAATTCCTTGAACCATTATTTGAATTCTCTGGTGCTTGCGCTGGGTGTGGTGAAACGCCGTATTTAAAAGTATTGACACAGTTGTTTGGGGATCGTTTGCAGGTGGCAAATGCAACGGGTTGTTCCTCGATTTATGGTGGAAATATGCCTGTAACACCTTGGGCTATGAATGCCGAGGGTAAAGGACCTGCATGGTCAAATTCGCTTTATGAAGATAATGCAGAATTTGGTTTGGGATTCCGAGTTGCTGCGGATAAGCAATTGGAAATTGCAACAGGCTATCTGTTAAAATTAAAGGACCAAATTGGTGAAGATTTGGTTAATGCTATTTTAGATGCGTCTCAAACCCATGAATCTGAAATCAAGGCACAACGGTTACGTGTTGGTGAATTAAAAACCAGATTGTCCCAATTAAATGATATTACCGCTAATCGTTTATTAACGGTGGCGGACTATTTCATTCGCCGCAGTATTTGGATTGTTGGTGGTGACGGTTGGGCCTATGATATTGGTTATGGCGGTTTGGATCATGTTCTGGCTTCTGGTCAAAATGTCAATATCTTGGTAATGGACACAGAGATGTATTCCAATACAGGGGGGCAGGCTTCTAAGGCATCTCCGTTTGGTTCTGTGGCTAAATTTGCATCTTCTGGTAAGGAAACGGTGCGTAAAGATTTGGCATTAATGGCGATGACTTACGATAATGTTTATGTTGGACAGGTGGCTATGGGGGCAAATCCACAACATACGTTAGACGTTTTCCGTCAGGCCGAGGCTTATGATGGGCCATCTTTGATTATTGCTTATAGTCATTGTATTGGTCAGGGTCTGGATATGCGACATGGATTGGTGCAACAAGATTTGGCGACCGCTTCTGGATATTGGCCTTTGTTCCGCTTTGATCCGATGATGCGTAAAATTGGTAAAAATCCATTCCAACTTGATTCTCAGAAACCAACAATTCCATTAAAAGAATATGCAGGCAATGAAATTCGTTATCGTAACCTTGCACGCGTAAGGCCTAATGAAGCAGAAACGATGATGGATTTGGCTCAGAAAGCAGTCGACCGCAAATTCAAACAATATGAGACATTAGCCTCTATTGAAGGCAGTGAAGTCAGCCCGGTGGTTTTTGGTCTTAAAAGCTAA